From a single Pseudomonas serboccidentalis genomic region:
- a CDS encoding FUSC family protein — translation MTPLPAPIRWLYSLEWRRGLFDWARSDGVTWVYIFKVLLAAFLTLWLAMRLELPQPRTAMITVFIVMQPQSGHVFAKSFYRFLGTLAGSAMMVTLIALFAQNTELFLGSLAIWVGICSAGAARCRNFRAYGFVLAGYTAAMVGLPALAHPDGAFMAAVWRVLEISLGILCSTVVSAAILPQTASAAMRNALYQRFGVFALFVTDGLRGRSKADAFETNNVRFIAEAVGLEGLRSVTVFEDPHMRRRNGRLSRLNSEFMGITTRFNALHQLLERLRGNGEEHVVAAIKPGLQDLAEVLDGFSGRALTSPDAARLATALATYKEGLPTRVRTLRATFQQTGPSEAEQLDFHTAYELLYRFVDDLHSYAQTHASLADHSHERERWDEPFTPQTNWWAAAASGIRASFILIVLGSYWVATAWPSGATMTLIAAATVGLSAATPNPKRMAFQMACGTFLGALIGFVEMFFIFPWIDGFPLLCVMLAPVIVLGSFLASRPQYAGVGLGLLIFFSTGSVPDNLTVYNPYTFINDYIAMVMGMLVCAAAGAIILPPNSRWLWKRLEQDLRGQVVYAISGKLKGLASSFESRTRDLLHQAYGLAAGQPAVQKKLLRWMFVVLEVGHAIIELRKEQAILPVHPAYAESQPWRQAIRVMGRALVRLFLQPNQSNLERALVAVDHAISRVAATDEPFAPHFDTSALRRVKSYLHFIRTSLLDPQSPLAAYAVAKPEGLAHAS, via the coding sequence ATGACTCCCTTGCCCGCACCAATACGCTGGCTCTACTCCCTGGAATGGCGTCGGGGTTTGTTTGACTGGGCGCGCAGCGATGGCGTGACCTGGGTGTATATCTTCAAGGTATTGCTCGCCGCGTTTCTCACGCTGTGGCTGGCGATGCGTCTGGAGTTGCCGCAGCCGCGCACGGCGATGATCACCGTGTTCATCGTCATGCAGCCGCAGAGCGGCCATGTGTTCGCGAAGAGTTTCTATCGCTTCCTCGGCACCCTGGCCGGGTCGGCGATGATGGTCACGCTGATCGCGCTGTTCGCGCAGAACACCGAACTGTTCCTTGGCTCGCTGGCGATCTGGGTCGGTATCTGCTCGGCCGGTGCCGCGCGCTGCCGTAACTTTCGCGCCTACGGTTTTGTCCTCGCCGGCTACACCGCGGCGATGGTCGGGCTGCCGGCGCTGGCGCATCCGGACGGGGCGTTCATGGCCGCTGTGTGGCGGGTGCTGGAGATCTCGCTGGGGATTCTCTGCTCGACCGTGGTCAGTGCCGCGATCCTGCCGCAAACCGCCAGTGCGGCGATGCGCAACGCCTTGTATCAGCGCTTCGGTGTGTTTGCCCTGTTCGTCACCGATGGCCTGCGTGGGCGCAGCAAGGCCGACGCCTTCGAGACCAACAACGTGCGCTTCATCGCCGAAGCGGTGGGCCTGGAAGGGCTGCGCAGCGTGACGGTGTTCGAAGACCCGCACATGCGTCGGCGCAACGGTCGCCTCAGTCGTTTGAACAGCGAGTTCATGGGCATTACCACGCGCTTCAATGCCTTGCATCAGTTGCTGGAGCGCCTGCGCGGCAACGGTGAAGAACACGTGGTGGCCGCGATCAAACCGGGCCTGCAGGATCTGGCCGAAGTGCTCGACGGCTTCAGTGGCCGCGCCTTGACCAGCCCGGACGCTGCGCGTCTGGCGACGGCGCTGGCGACCTACAAGGAAGGTTTGCCGACTCGCGTGCGAACCCTGCGCGCAACCTTCCAGCAAACCGGTCCGAGTGAAGCCGAGCAACTGGATTTTCACACCGCCTACGAACTGCTCTATCGCTTCGTCGACGACCTGCACAGTTATGCCCAGACCCACGCCTCGCTGGCCGATCACAGCCACGAACGCGAGCGCTGGGACGAGCCGTTCACCCCGCAAACCAACTGGTGGGCCGCCGCCGCTTCGGGGATTCGCGCCTCGTTCATCCTGATTGTGCTGGGCAGTTACTGGGTTGCCACCGCGTGGCCAAGTGGCGCGACCATGACCTTGATTGCTGCGGCGACCGTGGGCCTGTCCGCCGCCACACCGAACCCGAAACGCATGGCGTTCCAGATGGCCTGCGGTACTTTCCTTGGGGCACTGATCGGTTTCGTCGAGATGTTTTTCATCTTCCCGTGGATCGATGGTTTCCCGCTGCTGTGCGTGATGCTTGCGCCGGTGATCGTACTCGGTTCGTTTCTCGCTTCGCGGCCGCAATACGCCGGGGTCGGTCTCGGTCTGCTGATCTTCTTCAGCACCGGTTCGGTGCCGGACAACCTGACCGTCTACAACCCCTACACCTTCATCAACGACTACATCGCCATGGTCATGGGCATGCTGGTCTGCGCGGCGGCGGGGGCAATCATTCTGCCGCCGAACAGTCGCTGGTTGTGGAAGCGGCTGGAGCAGGATCTGCGCGGCCAGGTGGTCTACGCGATCAGTGGCAAGCTCAAGGGCCTGGCGTCGAGTTTCGAGAGCCGCACCCGCGACCTGTTGCATCAGGCTTATGGCCTCGCCGCCGGGCAGCCTGCCGTGCAAAAGAAGCTGCTGCGCTGGATGTTCGTGGTGCTGGAAGTCGGCCACGCGATTATCGAGCTGCGCAAGGAACAGGCGATTCTCCCGGTGCACCCGGCGTATGCCGAATCGCAGCCGTGGCGTCAGGCGATCCGCGTGATGGGCCGGGCGCTGGTGCGACTGTTTCTGCAACCGAACCAGAGCAATCTGGAGCGCGCACTGGTGGCGGTCGATCACGCGATCAGCCGGGTTGCCGCGACCGACGAGCCGTTCGCGCCGCACTTCGACACCTCGGCCCTGCGCCGG